From Ancylobacter polymorphus, a single genomic window includes:
- a CDS encoding transposase, which yields MLPERSRLSRPRKVELRAVVNAILYILETGCQWRALPRGVLPLSTVELFLSLARSKTVCPLSRIGSPYTAPSRVARSGRADPLGRRASRGAAYRSLRRD from the coding sequence TTGCTCCCCGAGCGTTCGCGGCTGAGTCGGCCACGCAAGGTCGAGTTGCGGGCTGTCGTGAACGCGATCCTCTACATTCTGGAAACAGGGTGTCAGTGGCGCGCCTTGCCGAGGGGTGTGCTGCCACTCTCGACCGTAGAGCTATTTTTGTCGCTGGCGCGAAGTAAGACCGTATGTCCGCTGAGCCGGATTGGCTCGCCCTACACTGCGCCTTCGAGGGTTGCTCGGAGCGGCCGAGCCGATCCTTTGGGCAGGAGGGCGAGCCGTGGAGCAGCATACAGAAGTTTACGTCGGGATTGA